A single genomic interval of Vanessa atalanta chromosome 12, ilVanAtal1.2, whole genome shotgun sequence harbors:
- the LOC125067776 gene encoding AP-3 complex subunit beta-2, translated as MTSTSSYNNDKVVQGEVEYPASDPASGAFFQPDYKKNEDLKLMLDGSKDSLKLEAMKRIIGMIAKGRDASDLFPAVVKNVVSKNIEVKKLVYVYLVRYAEEQQDLALLSISTFQRALKDPNQLIRASALRVLSSIRVPMIVPIVMLAIRDSASDMSPYVRKTAAHAIPKLYSLDPDQKEELVAIIDKLLSDKAPLVVGSAAMAFTEVCGDRMSLIHRSYRKLCSLLADVDEWGQLTLLNVLTVYAKTCFPNPNNDNYSSESDKPFYESDSEGSAAGGGGGGAGGAGGAGVDADLRLLLRAAKPLLQSRNAGVVMAVAQLFYHCGPVQELQPVAKAMVRLLRAPIEVQSVVLNSIASLTVTRRSIFEPFLKSFFVRNSDPTHIKLLKLEILTNLSTEASAPVVLREYQTYVTSNDKAFVAATIQAIGRLAVAIHTETETCLNGLLHLLSSKDEWAVCEAVVVVKRVVGGGAASARAAVSRAAKLLRADRLAGNARAAAVWLVAEHGAKHPRAAAILAHMASNFADQDELVKLQLLSLAVKLSLTQPDTLPMCKYVLALARYDASYDVRDRARMLRRFVEPEHAGLLSQYAKHIFCPDKPKPTVHCNYKERDQYTVGSLSQYIGSAANGYRPLPSAPRETIAAELREIAMPISTPVVEEGQKNKSFYSEPDSDGSGSSSSTSADSSSSEDSSDEEKSNDADKKENKPKETNNYKSSNSDSSDSESDSDTSSNSESETENSESSEDNNKKEDQKETPKSEAKDKKNEKSNLELLLELDEVASSLPTMTPTCGGFLSPPTVPPPGIEDADSISPVGPSLVPPTHTEVVPRVTSRGLSVSRRWTRAPHLYSHKMCAVELTFTNHTPDDIDNIRVNRKTLTGARAIHEFAVIPRLGGGASVTGTLGVDFADTIQPVEFTVISSLGEVNASITPPVGELMRAVSMSRARWDREHKGLRGMTECNKQAAKLENEQAVCKRVFETANVAAVTATGNFLRFAGRMMSSQDLVLLSVKIDEESCMVTANCSNMAIASMLANQIAQAFARD; from the exons atgacaagCACCTCTTCTTATAACAATGACAAAGTCGTCCAAGGTGAAGTGGAATATCCCGCTAGTGATCCGGCCTCAGGAGCTTTCTTTCAACCAgattataaaaa GAATGAAGACCTAAAACTAATGCTGGATGGGTCTAAAGATTCTTTAAAGCTGGAGGCTATGAAGAGAATCATTGGAATGATTGCTAAAGGGCGAGATGCATCAGATCT atTTCCTGCAGTTGTTAAGAATGTAGTTTCAAAAAATATAGAAGTTAAGAAGCTGGTGTATGTATATCTTGTGCGTTATGCTGAAGAGCAGCAGGATCTTGCTTTATTATCCATCAGTACATTCCAACGGGCACTGAAG GACCCAAATCAATTGATTAGAGCGAGTGCTCTCCGAGTTCTGTCGTCGATTCGTGTACCAATGATAGTTCCCATTGTAATGCTAGCAATACGAGACTCGGCCAGTGACATGAGTCCATATGTGCGGAAGACTGCTGCTCACGCCATTCCTAAGCTTTACAG TCTAGATCCAGATCAGAAAGAAGAGCTCGtcgcgattattgacaaacttttgTCTGATAAAGCACCGCTAGTGGTCGGGTCAGCAGCCATGGCCTTCACCGAAGTTTGTGGAGATCGCATGAGCCTAATTCATAGAAGTTACAG gAAACTTTGCTCCTTGCTGGCCGACGTGGACGAATGGGGTCAGCTAACATTGCTTAATGTCCTGACTGTCTACGCCAAGACCTGCTTCCCGAATCCGAATAATGAT AACTACTCGAGCGAGAGCGACAAGCCGTTCTACGAGTCGGACAGCGAGGGCAGCGCGGCGGGTGGGGGCGGCGGCGGtgcggggggcgcgggcggcgcgggcgtgGACGCCGACCTGCGGCTGCTGCTGCGCGCCGCCAAGCCGCTGCTGCAGAGCCGCAACGCCGGCGTCGTCATGGCCGTCGCGCAGCTCTTCTACCACTGCGGGCCCG ttcaaGAATTGCAGCCGGTAGCGAAAGCCATGGTTCGTTTGTTGCGGGCACCCATCGAAGTACAGAGCGTGGTGCTGAACTCCATAGCCTCCCTCACGGTCACTAGGCGG TCAATCTTCGAACCGTTCCTGAAATCGTTCTTCGTCCGGAACTCCGACCCGACCCACATCAAGCTCCTCAAGCTGGAGATCCTCACCAACCTGTCGACGGAGGCCAGCGCGCCGGTCGTGCTCCGCGAGTATCAGACCTACGTCACCTCCAACGACAAGGCGTTCGTGGCCGCCACCATACAGGCCATAGGCAGGCTCGCCGTGGCCATCCACACCGAGACCGAGACGTGCCTCAACGGGCTGCTGCATCTGCTGTCGAGCAAAGACG AGTGGGCCGTGTGCGAGGCCGTGGTGGTGGTGAAGCGCGTGGTGGGCGGCGGCGCCGCGTCCGCCCGCGCCGCCGTCTCGCGCGCCGCCAAGCTGCTGCGCGCCGACAG GCTGGCCGGCAACGCCCGCGCGGCGGCGGTGTGGCTCGTGGCGGAGCACGGGGCGAAGCACCCGCGGGCCGCAGCCATACTGGCGCACATGGCGTCCAACTTCGCCGATCAG GACGAGCTGGTGAAGCTCCAGCTGCTGTCGCTGGCGGTGAAGCTGTCGCTGACGCAGCCGGACACGCTGCCCATGTGCAAGTACGTGCTGGCGCTGGCGCGCTACGACGCGAGCTACGACGTGCGCGACCGGGCGCGCATGCTACGCCGCTTCGTGGAGCCGGAGCACGCCGGCCTGCTCAGCCAGTACGCCAAGCACATATTCTGTCCGGATAAACCGAAACCTACCGTGCACTGTAATTACAAAG AACGAGACCAATACACGGTAGGATCTCTCTCCCAGTACATCGGATCGGCTGCTAACGGGTACCGGCCCCTGCCTTCAGCTCCGCGCGAGACCATTGCAGCAGAGCTTCGTGAAATTGCTATGCCAATTAGTACGCCTGTGGTTGAGGAGGGGCAG aagaACAAAAGCTTCTACTCGGAGCCGGACAGCGACGGCTCAGGATCCTCGTCATCAACCTCGGCCGATTCTAGCAGTTCGGAGGATTCTTCTGATGA GGAAAAATCAAACGATGCTGATAAGAAAGAGAATAAACCTAAAGAAACGAACAATTACAA ATCATCCAATTCGGACTCATCAGACTCTGAGTCTGATAGCGACACGTCGTCGAACTCGGAGAGTGAGACGGAGAATTCGGAGAGCAGTGAAGACAATAACAAGAAAGAAGATCAAAAG GAAACACCAAAATCAGAGGCAAAGGATAAGAAGAATGAGAAGTCGAACTTAGAATTACTTTTGGAACTGGACGAAGTTGCCAGTTCGTTGCCGACCATGACGCCCACTTGTGGGGGATTCTTATCCCCTCCAACGGTTCCACCTCCTGGAATTGAAGAcg CGGACAGCATCTCGCCGGTCGGCCCGTCGCTGGTGCCGCCCACGCACACCGAGGTGGTCCCGCGCGTGACGTCACGCGGGCTCAGCGTGTCGCGGCGCTGGACGCGCGCGCCGCACCTCTACTCGCACAAGATGTGCGCCGTCGAGCTCACCTTCACCAACCACACGCCCGACGACATCGACAACATCCGCGTCAACCGGAAG ACGCTAACAGGAGCGCGCGCTATCCACGAGTTTGCGGTGATCCCGCGGCTGGGCGGCGGCGCCAGCGTCACGGGCACGCTCGGCGTGGACTTCGCGGACACCATACAGCCCGTCGAATTCACCGTCATAAGTTCGTTGG GTGAGGTGAATGCGTCGATCACTCCGCCGGTGGGGGAGTTGATGCGCGCCGTCAGCATGTCGCGTGCGCGCTGGGACCGAGAGCACAAGGGGCTGCGGGGCATGACCGAG TGTAACAAGCAAGCTGCGAAACTGGAAAACGAGCAAGCCGTGTGCAAGCGAGTGTTCGAGACGGCCAACGTGGCCGCCGTGACGGCTACTGGAAACTTTCTGAG gTTCGCCGGTCGAATGATGTCATCGCAAGATTTAGTTTTGTTATCTGTGAAAATAGACGAAGAGTCCTGTATGGTCACTGCCAATTGTTCCAATATGGCGATCGCTTCGATGTTAGCCAATCAAATCGCACAAGCCTTTGCtagagattaa
- the LOC125067703 gene encoding putative nuclease HARBI1, whose protein sequence is MADKPPEDGYISVVDEEPVFFELLKWDSSQSQKQHEPRSLEKAKSPEKSMPKPKDDSDPFDLSDSAFIDSYRLSKDLARSLCEELKPVMPESTKSIEFSVESKVMATLSFYATGKYQKSIGGRTDPNITQYFVSTAVIQVTEAMNHPTIVKKYIHFPHLRNEREVVKNGFYMKYGIPNVVGCVDCMHVPIARPDDDQKKHFNKSYHSKKVQIISDSNMNITSVDASPGGALSHDAALARHAVRIDLQSLNHARELVWLLGGAHYSQKPYIMVPVPKITKKSPVSPEKYYTNMHAQAHSVVTETIKQLKSRWKCLQATCNKQFDPPTVAMMVVACCVLHNICNSHGLPVVQMTQTEERLEAMKQRVANTPISRKQVEDPSGVQARALLIERLWNERRVTPESCSNTKKRMSKKDRILESHQPHHHPHQMAPPQSLHEDPKRPRLVMNNPYGLGVGVAPGWGHYPQH, encoded by the exons ATGGCTGATAAACCGCCAGAAGATGGATACATATCCGTAGTTGATGAAGAACCAGTATTTTTTGAGCTACTTAAGTGGGATTCGTCACAATCGCAAAAGCAACATGAGCCTCGGAGTTTAGAAAAAGCAAAAAGTCCAGAGAAAAGCATGCCGAAGCCTAAAGACGACTCGGATCCGTTTGATTTGAGTGATAGCGCTTTTATAGACTCCTACCGACTTTCAAAAGATCTGGCGCGAAGTCTTTGTGAGGAATTAAAACCTGTTATGCCGGAATCAACAAAATCTATTGAATTCTCAGTAGAGAGTAAG GTTATGGCGACACTGTCTTTCTATGCAACGGGTAAATACCAAAAGTCAATAGGCGGTAGAACAGACCCCAACATAACACAGTACTTTGTGTCAACTGCAGTGATACAAGTAACGGAGGCCATGAACCATCCcacaattgttaaaaaatatatacattttcctCACTTGAGGAATGAAAGAGAAGTTGTTAAAAATGG TTTTTACATGAAATATGGTATACCCAATGTGGTTGGTTGTGTGGACTGCATGCACGTACCGATTGCAAGACCGGATGATGATCAGAAGAAACATTTCAACAAATCATATCATTCCAAGAAAGTTCAAATT ATCAGCGACAGCAACATGAACATAACGAGCGTGGACGCGAGCCCGGGCGGCGCGCTGTCGCACGACGCGGCGCTGGCGCGGCACGCCGTGCGCATCGACCTGCAGAGCCTCAACCACGCCCGTGAGCTGGTCTGGCTGCTTG GTGGTGCTCATTACTCCCAGAAGCCATACATAATGGTACCAGTAccgaaaataacaaaaaagtctCCTGTGTCGCCtgagaaatattatacaaatatgcaTGCCCAAGCTCATAGTGTTGTAACGGaaacaattaaacaattaaaatctcGATGGAAATGTCTACAAGCAACATGTAATAAACAGTTTGATCCTCCAACAGTAGCAATGATGGTTGTAGCCTGCTGTgttctacataatatatgtaattcacACGGATTGCCTGTCGTGCAAATGACCCAGACAGAAGAAAGATTGGAGGCAATGAAACAAAGGGTCGCCAACACTCCAATATCTCGGAAACAAGTTGAAGACCCAAGTGGTGTACAAGCGAGAGCTTTGTTGATTGAACGTCTGTGGAATGAAAGGAGAGTAACACCGGAGTCTTGCTCAAACACTAAGAAGAGAATGTCAAAAAaggataggatattagaatctCATCAGCCTCATCACCATCCCCACCAAATGGCGCCACCACAGAGCTTGCATGAAGATCCTAAGAGGCCCAGGCTGGTTATGAATAATCCATATGGTTTAGGTGTAGGAGTGGCTCCCGGGTGGGGACACTATCCTCaacattaa
- the LOC125067850 gene encoding monocarboxylate transporter 14-like, whose translation MVGNETYKSNGDSHTDIGQDLKDINKINSIKSENNKEIVPHYTKDDSPPGERVKFEGLEDLDSIFSEEDADKLPPIPDGGWGWVVVFAAFLTSACADGLAYSFGILHEEFTNYFNESQSKTSLIGSLFISIPLISGPIMSALVDRYGCRVMTMIAALLSTIGFLLAALSNSVEMLCLTLGVISGLAMGIFYVTSVVAVAFWFDKRRTLAVSIASCGIGFGTLIYSPLTDFFIQLYDWRNTIVLLAGTILNVCVCGALMRDPDWIIIKEKREKKQAKTRSRKSSSAGSVSLKSIGADSLYLSADELNDLLKSGKSPEYILATLTTTLAAAEQLEATTQMNVEQSYKRVHSDLHLPTFIQTGDQVPVEVIEKLMTNKRLYNIIVQNYPDLLTRRRSEVNLNVEPSIANTLTEPTTMKLTVMAKKPKVTTETENIKKADEVKHGHHNEMTKHVPVVTNTTDTKVKQDNPMPAKAINPIETTQQPGWLTRQINTDHHYLRDMALYKNTIMHRGAMMNIPRYKLRASSLPDIYRNSSWSLWSGSDDNKRWYDKLIDGLKSTFDFKMFTEFHFLIFNLASLILAVWAIIPYFFLKSYMTTMNMDGGATMISIVGIASGIGIVVLGWAGDQPWLDVTKAFAVCLFICGISIGAYPLFITNYWALAVISTIFGLSYASSYSYTPAILIKLVPIDYFTLGYGLILLSQGLGHLIGPPLGGLLFDLTNSWDITFYVGGVWVIIAGVCVGIIPYTENLRLCGSAPLLNDADEAQSKKSVNV comes from the exons ATGGTCGGCAATGAAACTTATAAGTCCAACGGTGACTCTCATACAGACATCGGTCAAGATTTGAAggacattaacaaaataaactcgATTAAGTCAGAAAATAATAAGGAGATAGTACCGCATTACACTAAGGACGACTCACCTCCCGGAGAGCGCGTTAAATTTGAAGGACTGGAAGACCTCGATAGTATATTTTCAGAAGAAGATGCCGATAAACTGCCACCTATCCCTGACGGAGGATGGGGATGGGTAGTGGTTTTCGCTGCGTTTTTAACATCGGCTTGTGCGGACGGCTTGGCATACTCCTTCGGTATTCTACACGAAGAATTCACGAACTACTTCAATGAATCACAATCAAAGACCTCCTTGATTGGAAGCTTGTTTATATCGATACCTTTAATATCTGGACCGATAATGAGCGCTCTAGTCGACAGGTACGGTTGCAGAGTCATGACAATGATTGCCGCTTTACTTTCGACTATTGGTTTCTTATTGGCTGCTTTAAGTAATTCAGTCGAAATGTTGTGTTTGACACTTGGTGTTATCAGTGGCTTAGCGATgggaatattttatgttacctCAGTAGTTGCGGTTGCATTTTGGTTCGATAAGAGAAGAACCCTCGCAGTATCTATAGCTTCATGTGGCATTGGATTTGGGACATTAATATATTCGCCGTTAACAGATTTTTTCATACAGTTGTATGATTGGAGAAATACAATTGTGTTATTAGCTGGTacgattttaaatgtatgtgtgTGCGGCGCTCTTATGAGAGATCCAGATtggataataataaaagaaaaaagagaAAAGAAACAAGCTAAAACGAGGTCACGAAAGTCCTCAAGTGCTGGCTCTGTCTCTTTGAAATCAATCGGGGCCGATTCTTTGTATCTAAGTGCAGATGAACTTAATGACTTACTCAAAAGTGGTAAAAGTCCAGAATATATTTTGGCAACATTAACGACAACATTAGCCGCGGCTGAACAGCTAGAGGCAACAACACAGATGAACGTTGAACAGTCTTATAAGAGGGTACATTCGGATCTACATTTGCCAACATTTATCCAAACGGGCGATCAG gtTCCAGTTGAAGTGATCGAAAAACTAATGACTAACAAACGTTTATACAACataattgtacaaaattatcCCGATTTACTCACAAGAAGACGATCGGAAGTCAATTTAAACGTGGAACCTTCCATAGCGAATACACTAACGGAACCAACTACAATGAAATTAACGGTGATGGCAAAAAAACCTAAAGTTACAACAGAAACTGAAAATATTAAGAAGGCTGATGAAGTAAAACATGGTCATCATAATGAAATGACAAAGCACGTTCCCGTAGTTACAAATACAACGGATACCAAAGTAAAACAAGATAATCCAATGCCGGCCAAGGCTATCAACCCTATCGAAACTACTCAACAGCCGGGTTGGTTAACGAGACAAATCAACACTGACCATCATTATTTGAGGGACAtggcattatataaaaatacgatcATGCATCGTGGAGCGATGATGAATATACCGAGATATAAGCTACGTGCTTCATCGTTACCTGATATTTACAGGAATTCATCTTGGTCATTGTGGTCGGGTTCTGATGATAATAAG agATGGTATGATAAACTAATTGACGGCCTCAAAAGCACCTTCGACTTCAAGATGTTCACCGAGTTTCACTTCCTCATTTTCAACCTGGCGTCCCTCATACTCGCGGTGTGGGCCATCATCCCTTACTTCTTCCTGAAGTCCTACATGACAACTATGAATATGGATGGGGGAGCCACGATGATCAGCATTGTTGGTATCGCGAGTGGGATTGGAATT GTGGTTTTGGGCTGGGCTGGTGACCAACCTTGGCTGGATGTAACAAAAGCATTTGCGGTGTGCCTTTTTATCTGTGGCATCTCTATCGGCGCGTACCCTCTCTTCATAACCAACTACTGGGCTCTCGCCGTGATATCCACAATATTCGGCCTCTCCTACGCCAGCTCGTATTCTTACACGCcagcgattttaataaaattggtacCTATTGACTATTTCACCCTTGGCTATGGACTCATCTTGCTAAGTCAAGGCCTTGGACATCTCATTGGTCCTCCACTTGGAG GTCTTCTTTTTGATTTAACGAACAGCTGGGATATTACTTTCTACGTCGGCGGTGTGTGGGTGATAATTGCGGGAGTGTGCGTTGGTATCATTCCCTACACGGAGAACTTGCGTCTGTGTGGTTCGGCGCCACTGCTCAATGACGCTGATGAAGCTCAAAGCAAAAAATCTGTGAATGTGTAA